A DNA window from Maribellus comscasis contains the following coding sequences:
- a CDS encoding OmpP1/FadL family transporter yields the protein MKKYLSILAIAILVPFFGGAQDLADALRYSNFQVQGTARSGGMGNAFGALGGDFTSVSINPAGLGVYRSGELALTPTFGQTSVETSYLGTSMSDEKFKFSFNNISYVTAIPTSNRSESGIISVNVGIGYNRLKDFNSNAIALGHNAQSSLLDNIASNANQGNWSDYYEELAWNTDLLLQDDDGVYWHDLEEGGYGQSQQKSITRQGSIDEYTLAVGLNFNHKFYLGASVGITDIYYKENSTLIEWDDNNDINYFNELQFDNKLRTTGNGYNVKLGVIFRPTNEIRLGASVHTPTFYNLHDVFDTKMSSSITYDDGSTENYTALPDYIKEYDYDLETPLRATLSAAFVVAKQGLLSIDYEYVDYGSASLRRGGDGYDFVSENQEITEAYRAVGNLRLGGEYRLTNAFSLRAGYELYPSAYNDEAFGASQPNADSKLNIYSAGLGYRNGGFYFDMAYRYYDMLAYDMLYPAPVTSNYADPAMAEFNTVKNRLLFTFGFKF from the coding sequence ATGAAAAAATACCTATCAATATTAGCTATTGCTATTCTTGTGCCTTTTTTTGGAGGAGCTCAGGATTTAGCAGACGCACTACGCTATTCTAATTTTCAGGTGCAGGGAACAGCCCGTTCGGGTGGCATGGGGAATGCATTTGGTGCGTTGGGAGGTGATTTCACCTCTGTCAGTATTAACCCGGCCGGACTCGGAGTTTACCGATCCGGAGAACTGGCATTAACACCAACATTTGGGCAAACTTCGGTTGAAACAAGTTATTTGGGAACATCAATGAGCGATGAAAAATTTAAATTTTCTTTTAATAATATTAGTTATGTAACTGCTATTCCAACCAGCAACCGGAGTGAATCAGGAATTATTAGTGTAAATGTAGGAATTGGTTATAATCGTTTAAAAGATTTTAATAGTAATGCCATTGCTCTTGGACACAATGCACAAAGTTCTTTACTCGATAACATAGCCTCGAATGCCAATCAGGGAAACTGGAGCGATTATTATGAAGAATTAGCATGGAATACAGATCTCCTTTTGCAGGATGACGATGGAGTTTACTGGCATGATCTCGAAGAGGGCGGCTATGGACAGAGCCAGCAAAAAAGTATTACCCGCCAGGGATCGATTGATGAATATACTCTTGCTGTCGGTTTAAATTTTAATCACAAGTTTTATCTCGGCGCCTCTGTTGGCATTACTGACATTTATTATAAAGAAAACTCTACATTAATTGAGTGGGATGACAATAACGACATCAACTACTTTAATGAATTGCAATTTGACAATAAATTACGGACAACAGGAAACGGATACAATGTAAAACTGGGTGTTATTTTTAGACCAACCAATGAAATTCGTCTGGGAGCATCTGTACACACACCAACATTTTATAACCTCCATGATGTTTTCGATACCAAAATGAGCTCATCTATTACCTATGATGATGGCTCAACAGAAAACTACACAGCTCTTCCTGATTATATTAAAGAATACGACTACGATTTGGAAACTCCACTTCGGGCAACGTTAAGTGCTGCTTTTGTTGTAGCAAAACAAGGTTTGTTAAGTATCGATTATGAATATGTTGATTACGGAAGTGCAAGCTTACGCAGAGGTGGCGACGGTTATGATTTTGTTAGCGAAAATCAGGAAATAACAGAAGCATATCGGGCAGTGGGTAACTTAAGATTAGGTGGTGAATACCGGTTGACCAACGCTTTTAGTCTGCGTGCAGGCTACGAGCTATATCCATCAGCGTATAACGATGAGGCTTTTGGTGCAAGCCAACCCAACGCAGACTCCAAGTTAAATATCTATTCTGCCGGTTTGGGTTACCGAAACGGAGGATTTTATTTTGATATGGCTTACCGTTACTACGACATGCTGGCCTACGATATGCTTTACCCGGCACCTGTAACAAGTAATTATGCCGATCCTGCAATGGCAGAATTTAACACCGTAAAAAACCGGTTGTTGTTTACATTTGGATTTAAATTTTAG
- the proS gene encoding proline--tRNA ligase gives MARELTPRKENYSQWYQDLVIKADLAENSAVRGCMVIKPYGYAIWEKMQAELDRMFKETGHVNAYFPLFIPKSFFSKEADHVEGFAKECAVVTHYRLKNDEENGGVVVDPEAKLEEELIVRPTSETIIWNTYKNWIQSYRDLPILVNQWANVVRWEMRTRLFLRTAEFLWQEGHTAHATKQEAIEETEKIINVYANFAENYMAVPVIKGLKSENERFAGAIETYSIEALMQDGKALQSGTSHFLGQNFAKAFDVKFASKEGKEEYVWATSWGVSTRLMGALIMAHSDDNGLVLPPKLAPYQVVIVPIYKKAEQLAIISEKVDEIVKKLRAKGISVKFDDNDNKKPGWKFAEYELKGVPVRLAMGPRDLENGTVEVARRDTLEKSVVEIDGIENVVENLLEEIQKGIFKKAFDFRAASTTSVDTWDDFKEVLKNKGGFILAHWDGTSETEDAIKAETKATIRCLPLEFEEEEGVCVYSGKPSKRRVLFALAY, from the coding sequence ATGGCGAGAGAATTAACACCACGTAAAGAAAATTATTCACAGTGGTATCAGGATTTAGTAATTAAAGCTGATTTAGCTGAAAATTCAGCAGTAAGAGGTTGTATGGTTATAAAACCCTATGGTTATGCAATTTGGGAGAAAATGCAGGCCGAATTGGACCGCATGTTTAAAGAAACCGGGCATGTAAATGCTTATTTCCCGTTGTTTATCCCAAAATCATTTTTTAGCAAAGAGGCAGACCATGTTGAGGGATTTGCCAAAGAATGCGCGGTTGTAACCCATTATCGTTTGAAAAATGACGAGGAAAACGGTGGTGTTGTGGTTGACCCGGAGGCAAAACTGGAAGAAGAGTTGATTGTTCGCCCGACTTCGGAAACGATTATTTGGAATACTTATAAGAATTGGATTCAATCTTATCGTGATTTACCTATTCTTGTTAATCAGTGGGCTAATGTTGTGCGTTGGGAAATGCGTACCCGTTTGTTTTTGCGTACTGCTGAGTTTCTTTGGCAGGAAGGACACACTGCTCATGCGACAAAGCAGGAAGCGATTGAAGAGACTGAAAAGATAATAAATGTATATGCCAATTTCGCCGAAAATTATATGGCGGTTCCGGTAATTAAAGGTTTGAAATCAGAAAACGAGCGTTTTGCAGGGGCGATTGAAACCTATTCAATTGAAGCTTTGATGCAGGATGGAAAAGCATTACAGTCAGGGACTTCTCACTTTCTTGGGCAAAATTTTGCTAAAGCTTTCGATGTGAAATTTGCAAGTAAAGAAGGAAAAGAAGAATATGTTTGGGCAACGTCGTGGGGAGTTTCAACACGTTTGATGGGCGCACTTATTATGGCCCATTCCGACGACAATGGTTTAGTACTTCCTCCAAAACTTGCACCTTATCAGGTGGTAATTGTTCCGATATACAAAAAAGCCGAACAGTTGGCAATTATTTCTGAAAAAGTGGATGAAATAGTGAAAAAACTCAGGGCGAAAGGAATTTCTGTGAAATTTGATGATAACGACAATAAAAAGCCAGGTTGGAAATTTGCGGAATATGAACTAAAAGGTGTACCTGTTCGCCTGGCAATGGGGCCTCGTGATTTGGAAAACGGAACCGTTGAAGTTGCACGAAGGGATACATTGGAAAAAAGTGTGGTTGAGATTGACGGAATTGAAAATGTTGTGGAAAATCTTTTGGAAGAAATTCAAAAAGGTATTTTTAAGAAAGCATTTGATTTCAGAGCTGCCAGTACTACCAGTGTGGATACGTGGGATGATTTTAAAGAGGTTCTGAAAAATAAAGGTGGTTTTATTTTGGCACACTGGGATGGAACATCCGAAACTGAAGATGCGATTAAGGCAGAAACCAAAGCAACCATACGTTGTTTGCCGCTTGAGTTTGAAGAGGAAGAAGGTGTTTGTGTTTATTCAGGAAAACCTTCGAAAAGAAGAGTCCTTTTTGCTTTAGCTTATTAA
- the pepT gene encoding peptidase T gives MERVVERFIQYAKEYTTSDPESTTYPSTERQVDFMKKLEKELKEIGLREVERDKFGYVTATIPANGIENAPVVGFIAHVDTSPDFSGENVNPQIIENYDGGVVQLKNGVEINPKSFPEILNYKGQPVITADGTTLLGADDKAGVAEIVTAAEILLQNEKFKHGKIRVAFTPDEEIGKGTDYFDVKKFGADFAYTLDGGEIGELEFENFNAAAAKITVNGQSVHPGAAKNKMVNALLVAQKIIAMLPPTQRPEHTEKYEGFYHLLSLTGNVEKAEMQYLIRDHDSDKFEKKKKLLTEIVQIINLELGKKRIELEIKDQYYNMRQKIEPVMHIIDIAERAMKQAGVVPKIKAIRGGTDGARLSYDGLPCPNIFAGGHNFHGPFEFVPVPSMLKSVEVILNIAQLVGKLN, from the coding sequence ATGGAAAGAGTTGTAGAAAGATTTATTCAGTACGCAAAAGAATATACCACTTCTGATCCCGAAAGTACTACTTATCCGAGTACGGAAAGACAGGTTGATTTTATGAAAAAACTTGAAAAGGAGTTAAAAGAGATTGGCTTACGCGAGGTGGAAAGAGATAAATTTGGATACGTGACGGCGACAATTCCTGCCAACGGAATTGAAAACGCTCCCGTTGTAGGTTTTATAGCCCACGTGGATACAAGTCCTGATTTTTCAGGGGAGAATGTAAATCCGCAGATTATTGAAAATTATGATGGCGGGGTGGTGCAGCTAAAAAACGGAGTGGAAATCAATCCGAAAAGTTTTCCTGAAATTTTGAACTACAAGGGACAGCCGGTAATTACAGCCGACGGCACTACTTTACTCGGTGCCGACGATAAAGCCGGAGTTGCCGAGATTGTGACAGCGGCTGAAATTCTTCTTCAGAATGAAAAGTTTAAACACGGAAAGATAAGGGTTGCATTTACGCCCGACGAGGAGATTGGTAAAGGAACCGATTATTTTGATGTGAAAAAATTCGGAGCCGACTTTGCTTACACTTTGGATGGCGGCGAAATTGGTGAGCTCGAATTTGAAAATTTCAACGCCGCCGCAGCTAAAATAACGGTTAACGGGCAAAGTGTTCATCCGGGGGCTGCGAAAAATAAAATGGTTAATGCATTACTGGTGGCGCAAAAAATTATTGCCATGCTTCCACCTACTCAGCGGCCTGAACATACCGAAAAATATGAAGGGTTTTATCACCTGCTTTCATTAACAGGGAACGTGGAAAAAGCTGAGATGCAGTATTTAATCCGAGACCACGATTCTGACAAGTTTGAAAAAAAGAAAAAATTACTCACTGAAATCGTACAGATTATAAATCTGGAATTAGGTAAAAAAAGAATAGAACTGGAAATAAAAGATCAGTATTATAACATGCGTCAGAAAATTGAACCGGTTATGCATATTATTGATATTGCAGAACGGGCAATGAAACAAGCCGGAGTTGTTCCAAAAATAAAGGCAATTCGTGGCGGAACTGACGGAGCGCGACTTTCTTACGACGGACTTCCATGCCCAAACATTTTTGCCGGAGGGCATAATTTTCACGGGCCATTTGAATTTGTACCTGTTCCTTCCATGTTAAAATCAGTGGAAGTAATTTTGAATATTGCTCAGCTGGTGGGTAAATTAAATTAA
- the tilS gene encoding tRNA lysidine(34) synthetase TilS yields the protein MLNRFFEFVKEKQLFESHQRVLLAVSGGIDSMVLLYLFEKSGFEYGIAHCNFNLRGEESDGDEKFVRGQVQLHGIPAFFQRFETEEYANLNGISIEMAARELRYDYFEKIRVEKNYDFIATAHHQDDLIETFFLNLSRKTGIKGLTGIKEKTSRIIRPLLFACRQEIEDFARLNFIEFREDSSNIEVVYQRNFLRHKILPLFQELNPAFKKNILASIENLKEAEQVYSRCLRVEHDKVVEKNKEEIIIKIEPLQNTLFPKVLLFEILSDFNFNSSVTDEIFQGLENDSGKQFFSKTHRLVKDRDKLFITPFSEQEERIFYIEKDDIELFEPMDLLIEKCDAKDFLISKESNVASLDLGELEFPLLIRKWRQGDYFQPLGMTGFKKVSDFFIDEKIPLHQKENIWLLCSGKKIVWIIGFRIDNRFKITTKTKMVYTIEMRKS from the coding sequence ATGCTCAATCGGTTTTTTGAATTTGTAAAAGAAAAGCAGCTTTTTGAGTCTCATCAAAGAGTGCTACTGGCGGTTAGCGGCGGTATCGACAGCATGGTTCTTTTGTATTTATTTGAAAAATCGGGTTTTGAATACGGTATTGCTCACTGCAACTTTAATTTACGCGGCGAAGAATCTGACGGCGATGAAAAGTTTGTTCGCGGGCAGGTACAACTTCACGGAATACCTGCTTTTTTTCAACGTTTTGAAACCGAAGAATACGCAAACCTGAATGGCATTTCCATTGAAATGGCAGCCCGTGAGTTACGTTATGATTATTTTGAAAAAATACGTGTAGAAAAAAATTACGATTTTATTGCTACTGCCCATCACCAGGATGATCTGATTGAAACATTTTTTTTGAATCTTTCGCGGAAAACAGGAATTAAAGGATTAACAGGAATTAAAGAAAAGACAAGTAGAATTATCCGTCCGTTACTTTTTGCCTGCCGGCAGGAGATTGAAGATTTTGCACGATTAAATTTTATTGAATTCAGGGAAGATTCCTCCAATATTGAAGTAGTTTATCAGCGTAATTTTTTGCGCCACAAAATATTACCTTTATTTCAGGAGTTGAATCCTGCTTTTAAAAAGAATATTCTGGCAAGTATAGAAAATTTAAAAGAAGCGGAGCAGGTTTATTCCAGGTGCCTCCGGGTCGAGCACGACAAAGTTGTTGAAAAAAATAAAGAGGAAATCATAATCAAAATTGAACCCCTGCAAAACACTTTGTTTCCTAAAGTTTTGCTGTTTGAAATTCTTTCGGATTTTAACTTTAATTCATCGGTAACAGATGAGATTTTTCAGGGTTTGGAAAATGATTCGGGAAAACAATTTTTTTCAAAAACCCACCGGTTGGTAAAAGATCGCGACAAATTGTTTATAACACCTTTTTCAGAACAGGAAGAACGGATATTTTACATTGAAAAAGATGACATTGAGTTGTTTGAGCCGATGGATTTACTCATCGAAAAATGCGATGCAAAAGATTTCCTGATAAGTAAAGAGTCGAATGTTGCCAGTCTTGATCTTGGTGAACTGGAGTTTCCCCTGCTTATCCGAAAATGGAGACAGGGAGATTATTTTCAGCCACTTGGGATGACAGGTTTTAAAAAAGTTAGCGATTTTTTTATCGATGAAAAAATACCGTTGCATCAAAAAGAAAACATTTGGTTGCTTTGCAGTGGTAAAAAGATTGTATGGATTATTGGGTTTCGAATCGACAACCGTTTTAAAATTACAACAAAAACAAAAATGGTTTATACGATTGAAATGAGGAAAAGCTGA
- a CDS encoding aspartyl protease family protein yields MNRTVIVSLLVGYFLLFSQSCTQSWTKAIQKGKIQDGSFFEIIYSENENGLLIVPVEIDGEKYRFLFDTGAILSISEKVQKKLNFKTVSRGHIIDSDSHKTRVKYVQVDTLFIGKIPFFEQTAFVTDLDKNPVIACMNIDGIIGSNLMRHCSWAIDYQNNQIALFNDTINLLSNAGYQIPFRSDNQYSQLLQFEFGKAKLKNLKLDYGSNGSITLPRKGFEVLKQHEIVEKTAKVSGYSQSGISGKVSELKGELALADTIKAGDLKIPEVEIKTGKSGLLGTEVLSRFIVSIDFKTQTIFLEPVDDTFRDYSTFGFNVGYSDEKQMYVMQVVENSSAEKAGVTPGMQILKVDSLLFNSNSALCDFIQYNSLPKENITLELLDKSGKREKVDLRKTKIF; encoded by the coding sequence ATGAACAGAACCGTTATTGTCTCTCTGCTAGTTGGTTATTTTTTGCTTTTCTCGCAAAGCTGTACGCAAAGCTGGACAAAGGCCATTCAAAAAGGAAAAATTCAGGATGGCAGTTTTTTTGAAATAATATATTCTGAAAATGAAAACGGACTTTTAATTGTTCCGGTTGAAATTGATGGCGAAAAATACCGGTTTTTATTTGACACAGGTGCCATTCTGAGTATTTCTGAGAAGGTGCAGAAAAAATTAAATTTCAAAACCGTAAGCCGAGGCCATATAATTGATTCCGACAGCCACAAAACCAGAGTAAAATATGTACAGGTTGATACTCTTTTTATTGGCAAAATACCTTTTTTTGAACAAACCGCTTTTGTGACTGATTTGGATAAAAATCCGGTTATCGCATGTATGAATATAGACGGGATAATTGGATCAAACTTGATGCGGCATTGCAGTTGGGCAATCGATTATCAGAACAACCAAATCGCGCTATTCAATGATACGATAAACCTGTTATCCAATGCCGGTTATCAGATTCCGTTTCGTTCAGACAATCAGTACAGTCAACTACTTCAGTTTGAATTTGGGAAAGCAAAATTAAAAAATTTAAAACTGGATTATGGGTCAAACGGCTCAATTACCCTACCCCGGAAAGGATTTGAAGTTTTAAAACAACACGAAATCGTGGAGAAAACGGCAAAGGTCAGCGGCTATTCTCAATCGGGAATCAGCGGAAAAGTAAGTGAACTAAAAGGAGAGCTTGCATTGGCCGACACCATAAAAGCAGGCGATTTAAAAATTCCGGAAGTGGAAATAAAAACCGGAAAATCAGGTTTACTGGGAACTGAAGTTTTGTCGCGTTTTATTGTTAGCATCGATTTTAAAACGCAAACTATATTTTTGGAACCGGTTGATGATACTTTTCGGGATTACTCTACTTTTGGATTTAACGTGGGGTATTCCGACGAAAAGCAAATGTATGTGATGCAGGTTGTTGAAAACTCTTCCGCGGAAAAGGCGGGAGTTACTCCCGGAATGCAAATCCTAAAAGTTGATTCGCTTCTCTTTAATTCAAATTCCGCGCTTTGCGATTTTATTCAGTACAATTCTTTACCGAAAGAAAATATCACATTAGAATTACTTGACAAATCAGGAAAAAGGGAAAAAGTTGATTTAAGGAAAACAAAAATATTCTGA
- a CDS encoding VOC family protein, with protein sequence MKNNAVGWFEIPVNNMERAMSFYERILDLKLQRNMMGPLDMAWFPWTEEGTGSPGSLVKHPEFYVPSADGVLIYLTAHSGDLKNELAKVEPAGGKVIQKKTKISDEYGFMALILDSEGNRVALHSRK encoded by the coding sequence ATGAAAAACAATGCAGTAGGCTGGTTTGAGATTCCTGTAAATAATATGGAAAGAGCCATGAGTTTTTATGAACGGATTCTTGACTTAAAACTTCAGCGTAATATGATGGGACCGCTTGACATGGCCTGGTTTCCATGGACAGAAGAAGGTACAGGTTCTCCCGGATCGCTGGTAAAACACCCTGAATTTTATGTTCCTTCTGCCGACGGAGTTCTTATTTATTTAACAGCTCATTCGGGTGATTTAAAAAATGAACTGGCAAAAGTTGAACCTGCCGGTGGAAAAGTAATCCAAAAAAAGACCAAAATTTCAGATGAGTACGGTTTTATGGCTCTGATTCTGGATTCAGAAGGAAACCGGGTAGCACTTCACTCAAGAAAATAA